The Perca fluviatilis chromosome 24, GENO_Pfluv_1.0, whole genome shotgun sequence genome has a window encoding:
- the LOC120554050 gene encoding prothrombin-like, with protein sequence MPRMRSFWSRIVMAGDASRIYKRSPQELLCGASLISDQWILTAAHCILYPPWNKNFTANDILVRLCKHDRATFERGQEKIVAISEIIVHPKYNWKENLNRDIALLRLRRPVEFTDRIHPVCLPSEKVVNTL encoded by the exons ATGCCAAGGATGCGGAGCTTCTGGAGTCGCATCGTCATG GCAGGTGATGCAAGCAGGATATACAAGCGCAGCCCCCAGGAGCTGCTGTGCGGCGCCAGTCTGATCAGTGACCAATGGATCCTCACTGCTGCACACTGCATCCTGTACCCGCCCTGGAACAAGAACTTCACCGCCAACGATATCCTGGTTCGGCTCTGCAAGCACGACCGGGCCAC GTTTGAGCGCGGCCAGGAGAAGATCGTGGCCATCAGCGAGATCATCGTCCACCCGAAGTACAACTGGAAGGAGAATCTGAACCGCGACATCGCTCTGCTGCGCCTGAGGCGCCCGGTGGAGTTCACCGACCGGATCCATCCGGTCTGCCTGCCCAGCGAGAAGGTCGTCAACAC
- the kynu gene encoding kynureninase isoform X1: protein MDLLVGSTARETLERVSALLGCGPTDAEVAAHLDQHDTLRHLRDQFLVPKIKDLPPSDLSLVDGAEECIYLVGNSLGLQPRTARKYVEEELDKWAKAAIHGHTEGSRPWAWAENNIEELMANVVGAKPEEVALMNGLTVNLHLLLLSFYKPTSRRHKILLEEKAFPSDHYAVESQIRLRGLDPQKSMLLLSPRPGEETLRIDDILEAIEKEGDSIAVVMFSGVQYYTGQLFDMAAITEAGQRKGCYVGFDCAHAAGNAELKLHDWGVDFACWCSYKYINSGAGGLAGAFIHEKHRDTIQPALLGWWGHDLKTRFQMNNVMELQPGVSGFRLSNQPILLVCPLQASLEVFNMTSMQALRRKSLLLTGYLEYLIQHYYSEDAAQPHKAHVHIVTPSDPQQRGCQLSLSFSVPILKIFRELEKRGVACDMREPNVLRVAPVPLYNSFSDVHRFIQTLGSALTASSQ from the exons ATGGACCTGTTAGTTGGCTCGACGGCGAGGGAAACCTTGGAGCGAGTTTCAGCTTTGCTGGGATGCGGTCCGACCGATGCAGAGGTGGCTGCACATCTGGACCAACACGACACCCTCAGACATCTCAGGGACCAGTTCCTGGTGCCCAAAATAAAAGATCTGCCTCCCT CTGATCTCTCGCTGGTCGACGGGGCCGAGGAATGCATCTACCTGGTGGGCAACTCGCTGGGGCTTCAGCCCAGAACGGCCCGGAAATACGTGGAAGAGGAGCTGGACAAGTGGGCCAAAGC GGCCATCCACGGTCACACCGAAGGCTCCCGACCCTGGGCGTGGGCTGAGAACAACATAGAGGAACTCATGGCCAATGTTGTTG GAGCGAAACCTGAAGAGGTGGCGCTGATGAACGGCCTAACGGTTAATCTCCACCTTCTACTG CTTTCCTTCTACAAACCCACATCAAGGCGGCACAAAATCCTCCTGGAGGAGAAGGCCTTTCCTTCAGACCAC TACGCGGTGGAGTCTCAGATCCGCCTGCGAGGATTGGACCCTCAGAAGagcatgctgctgctgtcaccCAGACCG GGAGAAGAGACTCTGAGAATCGACGACATCCTGGAGGCCATCGAGAAGGAGGGCGACTCCATCGCTGTGGTGATGTTCAGCGGCGTTCAGTATTACACCGGCCAGCTGTTCGACATGGCCGCCATCACCGAGGCTGGCCAGAGGAAG GGCTGTTATGTGGGTTTTGACTGCGCCCACGCTGCGGGAAACGCCGAGCTCAAGCTGCACGACTGGGGAGTGGACTTCGCCTGCTGGTGCTCCTACAAG TATATAAACTCAGGTGCTGGTGGTCTAGCCGGGGCGTTTATCCACGAGAAACATCGAGACACCATCCAACCTGC GCTGCTGGGATGGTGGGGACATGACCTGAAAACTCGGTTCCAGATGAATAACG TCATGGAGCTGCAGCCTGGAGTGAGCGGCTTCAGACTGTCCAACCAGCCCATCCTGCTTGTCTGCCCCCTGCAGGCCAGTTTGGAG GTGTTTAACATGACCAGTATGCAGGCGTTGCGCAGGAAGTCTCTCCTGTTGACAGGCTACCTGGAGTATCTGATCCAGCATTATTACAGCGAGGACGCCGCTCAGCCTCACAAAGCCCACGTCCACATCGTCACGCCCTCGGACCCTCAGCAGAGAGGCTGCCAGCTGTCGCTCTCCTTCTCCGTCCCTATCCTGAAAATCTTCCGGGAGCTGGAGAAGAGGGGAGTCGCT TGTGACATGAGGGAGCCCAATGTGCTGCGAGTCGCTCCGGTGCCGCTCTACAACTCGTTTAGCGACGTTCACCGCTTCATCCAAACACTGGGATCAGCACTCACCGCCAGCAGCCAGTGA